A single genomic interval of Streptomyces sp. NBC_00663 harbors:
- a CDS encoding sulfite oxidase-like oxidoreductase — translation MNVTRGFAGRPRVHNTGLPPGQYDAGDDWPVLSAEVTPELSPADWTFRVDGLVEEPRTWDWDEAHALPGSVYEGDIHCVTSWSKFGVRFGGVSLDAFLDVVRPHGSATHVVAYSHTGYTTNLPLADVTGGKAWIAWEFDGKPLAAEHGGPARLLVPHLYFWKSAKWIAGLRILDHDEPGFWEQNGYHARGNPWEEQRYSGD, via the coding sequence ATGAACGTCACCCGAGGCTTCGCCGGACGCCCCCGCGTCCACAACACCGGGCTGCCACCCGGTCAGTACGACGCGGGCGACGACTGGCCCGTGCTGTCCGCGGAGGTCACGCCGGAGCTGTCGCCGGCCGACTGGACCTTCCGCGTCGACGGGCTGGTCGAGGAACCCCGCACCTGGGACTGGGACGAGGCGCACGCGCTGCCCGGTTCGGTGTACGAGGGTGACATCCACTGTGTGACGAGCTGGTCGAAGTTCGGCGTGCGGTTCGGGGGCGTTTCCCTGGACGCGTTCCTCGATGTGGTGCGGCCCCATGGGTCCGCCACCCATGTCGTCGCCTACTCGCACACCGGGTACACCACGAACCTGCCGCTGGCGGACGTGACGGGCGGCAAGGCGTGGATCGCCTGGGAGTTCGACGGCAAGCCGCTGGCCGCCGAGCACGGCGGGCCGGCGCGGCTGCTGGTGCCGCATCTGTACTTCTGGAAGAGCGCCAAGTGGATCGCGGGGCTCAGGATCCTCGACCACGACGAGCCCGGGTTCTGGGAGCAGAACGGCTATCACGCGCGGGGCAACCCGTGGGAGGAGCAGCGGTACTCCGGTGACTGA
- a CDS encoding ferredoxin reductase: protein MTAAESLGVFTPATRFAVPGRIAVSNRAAALWQTATLTEIRRETPHAATYRFAVPAWAGHLPGQHLMLRLTAEDGYVAQRHYSIASAPDDAGHIELTLDHVEGGEVSGWFHTVARPGDQVEVRGPLSGFFAWPGDRPALLIGAGSGVVPLMSMVRHHRARGLTVPLRLLVSARSPEELIYAGELGSETTPVFTRSAPAGVAVGRMAAAHVAPLLAEAPEGGWEAYVCGSNAFAEHASRLLVEAGQPVDRIRIERFG from the coding sequence GTGACTGCGGCAGAGAGCCTCGGGGTCTTCACCCCGGCCACGCGGTTCGCCGTGCCCGGGCGTATCGCCGTGAGCAACCGGGCCGCCGCGCTGTGGCAGACCGCGACGCTCACCGAGATCCGCCGGGAGACCCCGCACGCGGCGACCTACCGGTTCGCGGTCCCCGCCTGGGCCGGTCATCTGCCGGGCCAGCACCTGATGCTGCGGCTGACCGCCGAGGATGGCTATGTGGCCCAGCGCCACTACTCGATCGCGTCCGCGCCCGACGACGCGGGGCACATCGAACTGACCCTGGACCATGTCGAGGGCGGGGAGGTGTCGGGCTGGTTCCACACGGTGGCCAGGCCCGGCGACCAGGTCGAGGTGCGCGGGCCGCTGAGCGGCTTCTTCGCCTGGCCCGGCGACCGGCCCGCGCTGCTGATCGGCGCCGGCTCCGGGGTCGTGCCGCTGATGTCGATGGTGCGGCACCACCGGGCGCGCGGGCTGACCGTCCCGCTGCGCCTGCTGGTGTCCGCGCGCAGCCCCGAGGAACTCATCTACGCGGGCGAGTTGGGCTCCGAGACGACGCCCGTGTTCACGCGGAGCGCGCCTGCGGGTGTGGCGGTGGGACGTATGGCCGCCGCACATGTGGCGCCGCTCCTGGCCGAGGCGCCCGAGGGTGGGTGGGAAGCCTATGTGTGCGGGTCCAACGCCTTCGCCGAGCACGCCTCGCGGCTGCTGGTCGAGGCCGGGCAGCCGGTGGACCGGATCCGGATCGAGCGCTTCGGCTGA
- a CDS encoding GntR family transcriptional regulator codes for MARTTPHEDQPLYWRIATQLLGELRDGTVPPGERLPGERRLAAHFGVSRETVRQALEVLRRSGLVATDRRGSHAALPSEPVRTPSALAFPVGAAHTRAADRATVTWETPSPEHAEALGLAPHRPTLVHRYESAGTAGRRTAVTSFSAVALAEVEELGRYRERADGTTAAQLGRAYDWMRRAGLTLHHRDSITPLADTPSVRVTRRVHDQYARPLEITDLVLDAQQDALVYEFTLPADESTTAPPSPRDPAAR; via the coding sequence ATGGCCCGCACCACCCCGCACGAGGATCAACCGCTGTACTGGAGGATCGCCACGCAGTTGCTCGGGGAACTGCGCGACGGAACCGTCCCGCCCGGTGAACGGCTGCCGGGCGAGCGGCGGTTGGCCGCGCACTTCGGGGTCAGCAGAGAGACCGTACGACAGGCCCTCGAGGTGCTGCGGCGCAGCGGTCTGGTCGCCACCGACCGGCGCGGCAGCCATGCCGCGCTGCCGTCCGAGCCGGTCCGGACGCCGTCCGCGCTCGCGTTCCCGGTCGGCGCCGCACACACCCGCGCCGCCGACCGCGCCACCGTCACCTGGGAGACCCCATCGCCCGAGCACGCCGAGGCGCTCGGACTCGCCCCGCACCGGCCGACCCTCGTGCACCGCTACGAGTCGGCGGGCACCGCGGGCCGCCGTACGGCCGTGACGTCCTTCTCCGCGGTGGCGCTGGCCGAGGTCGAGGAGCTGGGCCGCTACCGGGAGCGGGCCGACGGCACCACCGCGGCCCAGCTGGGGCGGGCGTACGACTGGATGCGCCGGGCGGGGCTGACCCTGCACCACCGCGACTCCATCACCCCGCTGGCGGACACGCCGTCGGTCCGGGTGACCCGGCGGGTGCACGACCAGTACGCCCGCCCGCTGGAGATCACCGACCTGGTACTGGACGCCCAACAGGACGCGCTGGTCTACGAGTTCACCCTGCCGGCCGACGAAAGCACAACCGCACCACCGAGCCCGCGGGATCCAGCCGCTCGGTGA
- a CDS encoding NADP-dependent oxidoreductase → MPKAYVFTRYGGPVTEALVEADRPVPGPGQILVAVRVAGVNPIDWKLRTGYRRPVDSDGHLFPAVFGSEVSGVVEEIGADVEGFGVGDEVFGNTVAGGYAEYALLPAALTAHKPAGLSFADAATLPVAAATAYDGVRQLALPSGATLLVTGAGGGVGAAAVQIARAGGVRVVGLASEGKKDFVESLGAVHVPSGPGWAERAAAAAPDGVDGVYDLVGGEVLTEAALLLTDRTKLITAGAPPEVVADLGGARVTRARTAAVLDAVARLVVNGDLDPHVIRRFPLDEAGEALRTVEEGHARGKIVIEVAR, encoded by the coding sequence ATGCCCAAGGCGTACGTCTTCACGCGGTACGGAGGACCGGTGACGGAGGCCCTCGTCGAGGCCGACCGGCCCGTCCCCGGACCCGGTCAGATCCTGGTCGCGGTGCGGGTCGCGGGCGTGAACCCCATCGACTGGAAGCTCCGCACCGGATACCGCCGCCCCGTGGACTCCGACGGGCACCTGTTCCCGGCCGTCTTCGGCAGCGAGGTCTCGGGCGTCGTCGAGGAGATCGGCGCGGACGTCGAAGGCTTCGGTGTGGGCGACGAGGTGTTCGGCAACACGGTGGCCGGCGGCTACGCCGAGTACGCCCTGCTCCCGGCCGCGCTCACCGCGCACAAGCCCGCCGGGCTCTCCTTCGCCGACGCCGCGACCCTGCCCGTCGCCGCCGCGACCGCGTACGACGGGGTGCGCCAGCTCGCTCTGCCGAGCGGGGCGACCCTGCTGGTCACCGGTGCGGGCGGCGGGGTCGGTGCGGCGGCCGTGCAGATCGCCCGGGCGGGCGGAGTACGGGTCGTGGGGCTCGCGAGCGAGGGCAAGAAGGACTTCGTCGAGTCGCTCGGAGCGGTTCACGTCCCCTCCGGGCCGGGCTGGGCCGAGCGCGCCGCGGCGGCGGCACCGGACGGTGTCGACGGGGTCTACGACCTCGTCGGCGGCGAGGTGCTGACCGAGGCCGCCCTGCTGCTCACCGACCGCACGAAGCTGATCACCGCCGGGGCACCGCCCGAGGTGGTCGCGGACCTCGGCGGCGCACGCGTGACCCGGGCCCGCACGGCCGCCGTCCTCGACGCGGTGGCCCGCCTCGTGGTCAACGGCGACCTCGACCCGCACGTCATCCGGCGCTTCCCCCTCGACGAGGCCGGCGAGGCCCTGCGCACCGTCGAGGAAGGCCACGCCCGCGGCAAGATCGTGATCGAGGTGGCTCGATGA
- a CDS encoding SDR family NAD(P)-dependent oxidoreductase encodes MSLHGRTALVTGGGGPLGRAFARALADAGAARIVLVGRNEQALKEAAEQLADTAADHGADTAADRVANKPADRVPDKPADHMVRAVRTAVCDVSDPDSVDAVAAELADENVSLLVNNAGVAGPVKPLVDIAPDEWDDVFAANVRGVYLMCRAFLPPMLAAGRGDIVNVASVSGKRPLLHRTPYTASKMALLGLTRTLAGEVGPRGVAVNSLSPGPVRGPRMDRNFRLTAELTGCTVEEAERDFASRAALGRLVEEHEVAQALVAMLAMPGLCGADIDLSAGMIAPA; translated from the coding sequence GTGAGCCTGCACGGGCGTACCGCCCTCGTCACGGGCGGGGGAGGACCATTGGGGCGGGCGTTCGCGCGCGCCCTCGCGGACGCCGGGGCCGCCCGGATCGTGCTCGTCGGGCGCAACGAGCAGGCGCTCAAGGAGGCGGCGGAGCAACTGGCCGATACGGCGGCGGACCACGGGGCCGACACGGCGGCGGACCGCGTGGCCAACAAGCCGGCGGACCGCGTGCCCGACAAGCCGGCGGACCACATGGTCAGGGCCGTGCGCACGGCCGTGTGTGATGTCTCCGACCCGGACTCCGTGGACGCCGTGGCCGCCGAACTCGCCGACGAGAACGTGTCGTTGCTCGTCAACAACGCCGGCGTCGCGGGTCCGGTCAAGCCGCTCGTCGACATCGCGCCGGACGAGTGGGACGACGTGTTCGCCGCCAACGTCCGCGGCGTCTACCTGATGTGCCGCGCCTTCCTGCCGCCGATGCTCGCGGCCGGGCGGGGCGACATCGTCAACGTCGCCTCGGTCAGCGGGAAACGGCCGCTCCTGCACCGCACCCCGTACACCGCCTCCAAGATGGCGCTGCTCGGCCTGACCCGGACCCTGGCGGGGGAGGTGGGCCCGCGAGGCGTAGCGGTCAACTCCCTCTCCCCGGGGCCGGTTCGCGGGCCGCGCATGGACCGCAACTTCCGCCTCACCGCCGAACTCACCGGCTGCACGGTCGAGGAGGCCGAACGGGACTTCGCCTCCCGCGCCGCGCTCGGCCGGCTGGTGGAGGAGCACGAGGTGGCTCAGGCCCTGGTGGCGATGCTGGCCATGCCCGGCCTCTGCGGTGCCGACATCGATCTGTCGGCGGGGATGATCGCGCCCGCCTGA
- a CDS encoding acetylxylan esterase translates to MALFDLPLDELRTYRSTSPEPEDFDAFWSKTLQEAREHDLDARFEPVDTGLATVRVYDVTFAGFGGHPVKGWLTVPAAATEPLPAVVEFVGYGLGRGLAHEHLLWASTGRAHFVMDTRGQGSGNGGGGATADPVGAGPSYPGYMTRGIESPETYYYRRLFTDAVRAVEAARSHPLVDPARTAVTGISQGGGITLAVGGLVPDLVAVAPDVPFLCHFPRAATMTDRHPYREIGLFLRTHRGRTEDTLRTLSYFDGVHFAARGSAPALFSTALEDLTCPPSTVFAAFNNWAHDDKEIEVYDFNDHEGGGPYQEAVKLRWLASHL, encoded by the coding sequence ATGGCCCTGTTCGACCTTCCCCTCGATGAGCTCCGCACCTATCGCAGCACTTCACCGGAGCCCGAGGACTTCGACGCGTTCTGGTCCAAGACCCTCCAGGAGGCGAGGGAACACGACCTGGACGCCCGGTTCGAGCCCGTCGACACCGGGCTCGCCACGGTGCGGGTGTACGACGTGACGTTCGCCGGGTTCGGCGGTCACCCGGTGAAGGGCTGGCTCACCGTGCCCGCCGCGGCCACGGAACCCCTCCCGGCCGTCGTGGAGTTCGTGGGCTACGGCCTCGGCCGCGGGCTGGCGCACGAGCATCTGCTGTGGGCCTCGACGGGCCGGGCGCACTTCGTGATGGACACGCGCGGCCAGGGCAGCGGCAACGGCGGCGGCGGCGCCACGGCCGATCCGGTCGGGGCGGGACCCTCCTACCCCGGTTACATGACCCGGGGCATCGAGTCGCCCGAAACGTACTACTACCGCCGTCTGTTCACCGACGCCGTACGTGCCGTCGAGGCGGCCCGTTCGCACCCGCTCGTCGACCCCGCGCGCACCGCGGTCACCGGCATCAGCCAGGGCGGCGGCATCACCCTCGCGGTGGGCGGCCTGGTGCCGGACCTGGTGGCGGTCGCGCCGGACGTGCCGTTCCTGTGCCACTTCCCGCGCGCGGCGACCATGACGGACCGTCACCCTTACCGCGAGATCGGCCTGTTCCTCAGGACGCACCGCGGTCGCACCGAGGACACCCTGCGCACCCTCTCCTACTTCGACGGCGTCCACTTCGCCGCGCGCGGCAGCGCCCCGGCCCTCTTCTCGACGGCCCTGGAGGACCTGACCTGCCCACCGTCCACCGTCTTCGCGGCCTTCAACAACTGGGCGCACGACGACAAGGAGATCGAGGTCTACGACTTCAACGACCATGAGGGCGGGGGCCCTTACCAGGAGGCGGTCAAACTGCGCTGGCTGGCGTCGCACCTCTGA
- a CDS encoding GNAT family N-acetyltransferase: protein MSGLGIAGAGAPHVLDNPALASLTGPHAHFAERRGRVLRYPVDVSPWLALPEDPAPDDWADLAALAGPGAEVPLPGFRGEVPQGWEVTFRMEGVQLVDDGLAAAPEPQAVRLGPADVPEILDLIERTRPGPFLPRTIELGTYLGIRREGALIAMAGERLHPPGWTEISAVCTDPAFRGEGLATRLILAVAHGIRERGETPFLHTSAQNTHAIRLYETLGFRLRRTTAFAAARAPERLVAVP, encoded by the coding sequence ATGAGCGGACTGGGCATCGCGGGGGCGGGCGCGCCCCACGTCCTCGACAACCCCGCCCTCGCCTCCCTCACCGGCCCCCACGCCCACTTCGCCGAACGGCGTGGTCGCGTCCTGCGTTACCCCGTCGACGTCTCACCGTGGCTGGCCCTGCCGGAGGACCCGGCGCCGGACGACTGGGCGGACCTCGCGGCGCTCGCGGGGCCCGGGGCCGAGGTGCCGCTGCCGGGCTTCCGCGGGGAGGTGCCGCAGGGCTGGGAGGTCACGTTCCGGATGGAGGGCGTGCAGCTCGTGGACGACGGACTCGCCGCCGCCCCCGAGCCGCAGGCCGTCCGGCTCGGCCCCGCCGATGTGCCCGAGATCCTCGACCTGATCGAACGCACCCGGCCCGGCCCCTTCCTGCCCCGCACCATCGAGCTGGGCACCTACCTGGGCATACGACGGGAGGGCGCCCTCATCGCCATGGCGGGGGAGCGGCTGCACCCGCCGGGGTGGACCGAGATCAGCGCGGTCTGCACCGACCCCGCCTTCCGCGGCGAGGGCCTGGCGACCCGGCTGATCCTCGCCGTCGCGCACGGCATCAGGGAGCGCGGCGAGACCCCGTTCCTGCACACCAGCGCCCAGAACACCCACGCCATCCGGCTGTACGAAACGCTCGGCTTCAGGCTGCGCCGCACCACCGCGTTCGCCGCGGCACGGGCCCCGGAACGGCTGGTGGCGGTGCCGTAG
- a CDS encoding 8-oxoguanine deaminase has protein sequence MSAASEVPVRNAELLVRDADLLVVDGEREIPGGWVAITGGRVTGVGTAGSEPEAATTVSASGRLVTPGLVNTHHHIYQNLTRSYAPAVNGSLFDWLTTLYPLWAGLDEEAAYVSAYVGMAELLMGGCTTSSDHLYVHPRPRLVDAEIRAARDIGFRFHATRGSMTRSVEDGGLPPRSVTQSMDEVLADSERLIKAHHDPGPGALIRVGLAPCSPFSVTKEVMTATAELAERYDVRLHTHLAEDHDEDTYCLETYGCRPVEYFEDCGWMSDRTWVAHCIYPNDAELRRLADAGVGVAHCPSSNMLIGGGTARVSEMRELGLPVGIGCDGSASTDHASLWMETRNALLLGRYRGGPGAMTARDALDMATRGSARCLGRADEIGHLRPGACADLVVWDLHEIALAGALTDPVEAWLRCGPARAWTTVVGGRVLVDRAEPALPALRDALRDHGRVARRMQGVG, from the coding sequence ATGTCAGCTGCCTCCGAAGTGCCTGTTCGGAATGCCGAACTGCTGGTCAGGGACGCCGATCTGCTCGTCGTGGACGGAGAGCGGGAGATCCCGGGCGGCTGGGTGGCCATAACAGGTGGTCGGGTCACCGGAGTCGGAACGGCGGGAAGCGAACCCGAGGCCGCCACCACCGTCTCCGCGTCCGGACGGCTGGTCACACCGGGCCTGGTCAACACCCACCACCACATCTACCAGAACCTCACCCGCTCCTACGCCCCCGCGGTCAACGGCTCGCTCTTCGACTGGCTGACCACGCTGTACCCGCTGTGGGCCGGCCTCGACGAGGAGGCCGCGTACGTGTCGGCGTACGTCGGTATGGCCGAACTCCTCATGGGCGGCTGCACCACATCCTCCGACCACCTCTACGTCCACCCGCGCCCGCGCCTGGTCGACGCCGAGATCCGGGCCGCCCGGGACATCGGCTTCCGCTTCCACGCGACCCGCGGGTCGATGACACGGTCGGTGGAGGACGGGGGACTGCCGCCGAGGAGCGTCACGCAGTCGATGGACGAGGTGCTGGCCGACAGTGAGCGCCTGATCAAGGCTCACCACGACCCCGGACCGGGCGCGCTGATCCGGGTCGGGCTCGCGCCCTGCTCGCCGTTCTCGGTGACCAAGGAGGTCATGACGGCTACCGCGGAACTCGCCGAGCGGTACGACGTCCGCCTCCACACCCACCTCGCCGAGGACCACGACGAGGACACGTACTGCCTGGAGACGTACGGCTGCCGGCCCGTCGAGTACTTCGAGGACTGCGGCTGGATGAGCGACCGCACCTGGGTGGCCCACTGCATCTACCCGAACGACGCCGAGCTGCGCCGCCTCGCGGACGCGGGCGTCGGTGTGGCGCACTGCCCCAGCTCCAACATGCTGATCGGCGGCGGCACGGCCCGGGTGAGCGAGATGCGCGAACTCGGGCTGCCCGTCGGCATCGGCTGCGACGGCTCCGCCTCCACCGACCACGCCTCCCTCTGGATGGAGACCCGGAACGCCCTGCTGCTGGGCCGCTACCGCGGCGGCCCCGGTGCCATGACCGCACGCGACGCCCTCGACATGGCCACCCGAGGCTCGGCCCGCTGCCTGGGCCGCGCCGACGAGATCGGCCACCTCCGCCCCGGCGCCTGCGCCGACCTCGTCGTCTGGGACCTCCACGAGATCGCCCTCGCGGGCGCGTTGACCGATCCGGTGGAGGCGTGGCTGCGCTGCGGCCCGGCACGGGCGTGGACGACGGTGGTCGGCGGGCGGGTGCTGGTCGACCGCGCCGAACCGGCACTCCCGGCCCTGCGGGACGCACTACGGGACCACGGGCGGGTGGCGCGGCGGATGCAGGGGGTGGGGTAG
- a CDS encoding Rv1733c family protein, translated as MRTRVRGWRWRHNPLRRRSDVVEAWTTLVVVLLLLVAAPLAGALTARWAHSEAQAAAVSQRAASHSVRAEVVGRIPDELPTVQGGRAHSFRTTVSWTEPGEGRRTATARVPAGSHDGDVVTVWFDARGRNVPEPPNAVSIWQHTVTMGICATAGTVGVILLGRLAVRHVSTRHRLAEWEAEWARTEPEWTRRRPA; from the coding sequence ATGCGAACCCGGGTCCGCGGCTGGCGCTGGCGGCACAATCCACTGCGGCGCCGGTCGGACGTCGTCGAGGCGTGGACGACACTGGTCGTCGTCCTGCTGCTGCTCGTCGCCGCGCCCCTCGCCGGGGCGCTGACGGCTCGCTGGGCGCACAGCGAGGCACAGGCCGCCGCGGTGTCCCAGCGCGCCGCCAGTCACAGCGTGCGGGCCGAGGTCGTGGGCCGGATCCCGGACGAACTACCCACGGTGCAGGGCGGCCGGGCGCACTCCTTCCGTACGACGGTCTCCTGGACCGAGCCGGGCGAGGGGCGGCGGACGGCCACGGCCCGCGTCCCGGCCGGCTCGCACGACGGTGACGTCGTCACGGTCTGGTTCGACGCCCGGGGCCGCAACGTCCCCGAACCGCCGAACGCCGTCTCGATCTGGCAGCACACCGTCACCATGGGCATCTGCGCCACGGCCGGCACGGTCGGCGTGATCCTCCTCGGCCGCCTCGCCGTACGCCATGTGTCCACCCGTCACCGCCTCGCCGAGTGGGAGGCGGAGTGGGCCCGCACAGAACCGGAATGGACCCGCCGCCGCCCGGCGTGA
- a CDS encoding class I SAM-dependent methyltransferase → MFSPEGPSLRELAVQALSSVEHGYDLLAPKFDHTPFRTPDSVLDSVAKALACGGPFEAGLDLCCGTGAGVEVLARVCRRSVTGVDFSTGMLAVARDRVRPSGTGPRVDWVRADARALPFGPAFDLVVSFGAFGHFLPRELPGLFGQVRSVLRPGGRFVFPVVAPPRPLSPGYWMLLGFDLVMRVRNAVWRPPFVMYYRAFRLGEVCRELEAAGFRVALEALPEFGRRGDGSPRVRMVVASLPE, encoded by the coding sequence ATGTTCAGCCCCGAAGGCCCGAGCCTGCGCGAGCTCGCCGTCCAGGCCCTGTCGTCCGTGGAACACGGCTACGACCTGCTCGCCCCGAAGTTCGACCACACGCCCTTCCGTACCCCGGACTCGGTGCTGGACTCCGTCGCGAAGGCGCTGGCCTGTGGCGGACCCTTCGAAGCCGGACTGGATCTGTGCTGCGGCACGGGTGCCGGAGTGGAGGTGCTCGCGCGGGTCTGCCGTCGGAGCGTCACCGGCGTCGACTTCAGTACGGGGATGCTGGCCGTGGCGCGGGATCGCGTACGGCCCTCCGGCACCGGGCCGCGGGTCGACTGGGTGCGTGCGGACGCCCGGGCCCTCCCGTTCGGGCCCGCCTTCGACCTCGTCGTCAGCTTCGGGGCCTTCGGACACTTCCTGCCGCGGGAGCTGCCGGGGCTCTTCGGCCAGGTCCGCTCCGTGCTGCGGCCGGGCGGCCGTTTCGTCTTCCCGGTGGTCGCGCCGCCCCGCCCCCTGTCTCCCGGCTACTGGATGCTCCTGGGCTTCGACCTGGTCATGCGGGTGCGCAACGCGGTGTGGCGACCCCCGTTCGTCATGTACTACCGGGCCTTCCGGCTGGGGGAGGTGTGCCGCGAACTGGAGGCCGCCGGGTTCCGTGTCGCCCTGGAGGCCCTGCCGGAGTTCGGGCGGCGCGGCGACGGGAGCCCACGGGTGCGCATGGTGGTGGCGAGCCTGCCGGAATGA
- a CDS encoding MarR family winged helix-turn-helix transcriptional regulator, with protein sequence MTIFARRARASAGRMHPELSLVSYTLLGHLEERDGCRATDLAAHYALDKSTVSRQVAALERTGLVERRVDPDDHRVQVLHLTDAGREILAQVTESRRAAFKERLVDWPEEDLARFAGYLVRYNAWSSSIDE encoded by the coding sequence ATGACGATCTTCGCTCGCCGCGCCCGGGCCTCGGCGGGGCGTATGCACCCCGAGCTGTCACTGGTCTCGTACACCCTGCTCGGGCATCTGGAGGAGCGCGACGGCTGCCGTGCGACCGACCTGGCCGCGCACTACGCCCTCGACAAGTCCACGGTCAGCCGCCAGGTGGCCGCCCTGGAGCGGACCGGGCTCGTCGAGCGGCGCGTCGATCCGGACGACCACCGGGTGCAGGTGCTCCATCTGACCGACGCCGGCCGGGAGATCCTCGCCCAGGTGACCGAGAGCCGCCGGGCCGCCTTCAAAGAGCGGCTCGTGGACTGGCCGGAGGAGGATCTCGCGCGGTTCGCCGGTTATCTCGTGCGGTACAACGCGTGGTCGAGCTCCATCGACGAATAG
- a CDS encoding nuclear transport factor 2 family protein, whose protein sequence is MRAFREAVEAWDFDAVEALLAEDVVFTSPVVFKPYPGKAITAAILRGVSRVFEDFRYVREIEGTDGENHALVFTARVGDRELTGCDFLHVNEDGLIDEFMVMVRPLSGAQALAEAMGAQFGRIEQEARARLV, encoded by the coding sequence ATGCGCGCTTTCCGCGAGGCCGTCGAGGCATGGGACTTCGACGCCGTCGAGGCGCTGCTGGCGGAGGACGTGGTGTTCACCAGCCCGGTGGTCTTCAAGCCGTACCCGGGCAAGGCGATCACGGCGGCGATCCTGCGCGGGGTGTCGCGGGTCTTCGAGGACTTCCGCTACGTCCGTGAGATCGAGGGGACGGACGGCGAGAACCACGCGCTCGTCTTCACCGCGCGGGTCGGCGACCGCGAGCTCACCGGCTGCGACTTCCTGCATGTGAACGAGGACGGTCTGATCGACGAGTTCATGGTCATGGTCCGCCCGCTCTCGGGCGCCCAGGCCTTGGCGGAGGCCATGGGCGCCCAGTTCGGGCGGATCGAGCAGGAGGCCCGGGCGCGGCTCGTGTGA
- the hisD gene encoding histidinol dehydrogenase, translated as MAQILKHAVPKAEVAASLGQVRETVTGVIADIRERGDEAVREYSEKFDNWSPGSFRLSAEEVEKIVASVPEQVIADIRFVQDQVRAFARHQLDSLGAFEVETLPGVRLGQKHIPVQAAGAYIPGGRYPLTASAHMTIVTAKVAGVPRVVACTPPIRGEIPAATVAAMHLAGADEIWLLGGVQAVAAMAVGTDSMQPVNLIAGPGNAYVAEAKRQLFGEIGIDLFAGPTEILVLADDAADPFVCAVDLLSQAEHGPDSPAVLITTSREVAEKTIAEVERILPGMPTRDYAEPAWRDHGQVHVVDTIDELYALADEFAFEHVEVLTTEPRLALERMTQYGALFLGEGTCVSFGDKVIGTNHVLPTRGAARYTGGLWVGKYLKTVTYQEVTDTGSQALLGRLCGRASRVELFEGHARSGDVRAAKAAGDALPWNTE; from the coding sequence GTGGCACAGATCCTGAAGCACGCCGTCCCCAAGGCCGAGGTGGCCGCCTCCCTCGGCCAGGTGCGCGAGACCGTCACGGGCGTCATCGCGGACATCCGCGAGCGCGGTGACGAGGCCGTGCGGGAGTACTCCGAGAAGTTCGACAACTGGAGCCCCGGCTCCTTCCGCCTCTCCGCCGAGGAGGTGGAGAAGATCGTCGCGTCGGTGCCGGAACAGGTCATCGCCGACATCCGGTTCGTGCAGGACCAGGTCCGGGCCTTCGCCCGCCACCAGCTCGACTCCCTGGGCGCGTTCGAGGTCGAGACCCTGCCCGGGGTGCGGCTCGGCCAGAAGCACATCCCCGTGCAGGCGGCCGGGGCCTACATCCCGGGCGGCCGGTACCCGCTCACCGCGTCCGCCCACATGACCATCGTCACCGCCAAGGTCGCGGGCGTACCGCGGGTGGTCGCGTGCACGCCGCCGATCCGCGGGGAGATACCGGCCGCGACGGTCGCCGCGATGCATCTCGCCGGCGCCGACGAGATCTGGCTCCTCGGCGGGGTCCAGGCCGTCGCCGCGATGGCCGTCGGCACCGATTCCATGCAGCCCGTGAACCTCATCGCCGGGCCCGGCAACGCCTATGTCGCCGAGGCCAAGCGGCAGTTGTTCGGGGAGATCGGCATCGACCTGTTCGCCGGGCCCACCGAGATCCTCGTGCTCGCCGACGACGCCGCCGACCCGTTCGTCTGCGCGGTCGACCTCCTCTCGCAGGCCGAGCACGGCCCGGACTCGCCGGCCGTCCTCATCACCACCTCCCGCGAGGTCGCCGAGAAGACGATCGCCGAGGTCGAACGCATCCTGCCCGGCATGCCGACCCGCGACTACGCGGAACCCGCCTGGCGCGACCACGGCCAGGTGCACGTCGTCGACACGATCGACGAACTGTACGCACTGGCCGACGAGTTCGCTTTCGAGCACGTCGAGGTGCTGACGACCGAGCCGCGCCTGGCTCTGGAACGCATGACCCAGTACGGCGCCCTGTTCCTCGGCGAGGGCACCTGCGTCTCCTTCGGCGACAAGGTCATCGGCACCAACCACGTCCTGCCCACCCGGGGCGCGGCCCGCTACACCGGAGGGCTGTGGGTGGGGAAGTACCTCAAGACGGTGACGTACCAGGAGGTCACCGACACCGGGTCGCAGGCGCTGCTCGGCCGCTTGTGCGGGCGCGCTTCCCGGGTGGAGCTGTTCGAGGGGCACGCCCGCTCCGGTGACGTACGGGCCGCGAAGGCCGCCGGCGACGCGCTGCCCTGGAACACGGAGTGA